In a single window of the Renibacterium salmoninarum ATCC 33209 genome:
- a CDS encoding alpha/beta fold hydrolase, protein MKKIVPAGLVGLVLASVSMLSGATGAAAAQETPSATIPPAIQATSAKDTLFGYRSQLIVPEFAPEAPTPAATQDAGAKRLPLDPTDPVIQNEKMPADQGLLPSAKQFAVPEVAGSFKFTAPAPGGQSTGAVPAGLSDFYAQKVNWGSCAGFSTSQTMDIIQGIIDSGPAGLARIETAYGAPGLAKDWAGMNFSCAYVAVPVDYTKPNGPTAAIAVAKASTGLGSNGKPKHALFGNAGGPGQPSLPFSVQWAAQYRSSLTDYDIIAPDTRGAGASLPQIRCATNKFLQAQSEGVDGLASTPEGLAKLDQINKANTEACYTNTGLGFLNPDGTAFSSESYLPKVSVDDEARDMDVIRSILGNEKLSYQGGSDGTGVGYTYAQEFPESTRAMILDSPENPFENNPAEAAKFQDITGTPKADPYSQSKGFQDTFYQFAAKCATDNGFDYAGAKVPCALGTDADRTKLIAAYQAISQKAFGATTYFSDSLNRPLSFKDFTQATTGALYGSRNWAKLNAGLAAAKDGKDVKDLLGLSDSYYSWDGKSNYPFFVVATFPTIACQNFTADATDITAKGEYAAAPFKNPGNDPVSGVQRDGLDSKFGWCDFYHTKNQKAKAQSVKALPNILVVASSHDPATPYVGGVVMAKGLGATLLTVENPQHIALGQGIDCADAIADAYLKTLTVPTNIPGKTGMQVLDLSQRPIDPTTNTNIVGDECRVDPGNRSVPAIAAANALVGATEPVQITVSGLVRGAAYKFDLAKADGTEVGTDAASKQYQADANGDLSIPLTLPASATAGQYSLKLGGTEDVNAKIAVAPGTLTLTKAPVDLKVAKSTLVAGADQTITGTGFEANAKLALVLHSTPVDLGGVTTDAKGAFSKTFTVPADFEAGAHKVLVTAADGTAFEAAFQVTAKSVEPVIVPTGNGGVAAGNNPAAGGVDAAATNGDLANTGANGLLTFGGIGAGVLLLGAVVLLTVRRRRNVAPSES, encoded by the coding sequence TTGAAGAAAATAGTGCCTGCCGGCCTTGTCGGCCTTGTCTTAGCGTCGGTGAGCATGCTCTCCGGAGCCACCGGTGCAGCTGCCGCCCAGGAGACACCGTCCGCGACCATTCCGCCTGCGATTCAGGCCACTTCGGCAAAAGATACGCTTTTCGGTTACCGATCCCAGTTGATCGTGCCCGAATTCGCACCAGAAGCGCCCACCCCGGCCGCGACTCAGGATGCAGGTGCAAAGCGACTTCCTCTCGATCCAACTGATCCGGTCATTCAAAATGAAAAGATGCCGGCAGACCAAGGATTGTTGCCGAGCGCCAAGCAGTTCGCAGTGCCAGAAGTCGCCGGTTCGTTTAAGTTCACGGCTCCGGCACCGGGCGGACAAAGCACCGGAGCGGTTCCTGCCGGGCTCAGCGATTTCTATGCGCAAAAAGTCAATTGGGGTTCATGCGCTGGGTTCTCGACGAGCCAGACTATGGACATCATCCAGGGCATCATTGATTCTGGGCCGGCTGGGCTGGCACGAATTGAAACTGCCTACGGTGCACCAGGTTTGGCAAAAGACTGGGCCGGGATGAATTTTAGCTGCGCCTACGTCGCAGTTCCCGTTGACTACACCAAGCCGAATGGTCCGACTGCGGCGATCGCAGTGGCTAAAGCGTCAACCGGTCTCGGTTCGAATGGAAAGCCGAAGCACGCGCTCTTTGGTAACGCAGGTGGGCCAGGTCAGCCATCTTTGCCCTTCAGCGTGCAGTGGGCTGCCCAATACCGAAGCTCTTTGACTGACTACGACATCATTGCGCCTGATACTCGCGGTGCAGGTGCGTCGCTGCCGCAGATCCGTTGTGCAACTAACAAATTCTTACAGGCGCAGTCTGAAGGCGTCGATGGCCTTGCCAGCACTCCAGAAGGATTGGCAAAGCTCGATCAGATTAACAAGGCTAATACCGAAGCTTGCTATACCAACACCGGCTTGGGCTTCCTCAACCCGGACGGCACTGCTTTCAGCTCTGAAAGCTACCTGCCCAAGGTGAGCGTTGATGACGAAGCTCGGGATATGGATGTTATCCGGTCAATCCTCGGCAACGAGAAACTCAGCTACCAGGGTGGTTCTGATGGAACCGGGGTAGGATACACCTATGCGCAGGAATTCCCCGAAAGCACGCGGGCGATGATCTTGGACTCTCCTGAGAATCCCTTCGAAAACAATCCTGCTGAAGCCGCTAAATTCCAAGATATTACCGGCACGCCTAAGGCAGATCCGTACTCGCAGAGTAAGGGTTTTCAAGACACCTTTTACCAGTTCGCGGCCAAATGTGCCACGGATAATGGCTTCGATTATGCCGGCGCGAAGGTGCCTTGTGCACTTGGAACGGACGCAGATCGCACGAAGTTGATTGCTGCCTACCAAGCAATTTCACAAAAAGCCTTCGGTGCGACCACTTACTTCAGTGATTCGCTGAATCGTCCACTGAGTTTCAAAGACTTTACGCAAGCCACCACGGGCGCCTTGTACGGGTCTCGGAACTGGGCGAAACTGAATGCTGGCCTGGCGGCCGCAAAAGACGGCAAGGACGTCAAAGACCTATTGGGCCTCAGTGACAGCTACTACAGCTGGGACGGCAAGAGTAATTATCCGTTCTTCGTTGTGGCTACCTTCCCGACTATTGCCTGCCAGAACTTCACCGCCGACGCGACCGACATCACCGCAAAAGGCGAATATGCAGCGGCGCCGTTCAAAAATCCGGGAAATGATCCAGTATCAGGCGTTCAACGTGATGGCTTAGACAGCAAATTTGGCTGGTGCGATTTCTACCACACTAAGAATCAGAAAGCTAAGGCTCAATCGGTCAAAGCCCTGCCGAACATTCTTGTCGTGGCATCTTCACATGATCCAGCAACCCCGTACGTTGGTGGCGTCGTGATGGCTAAAGGTCTTGGCGCTACATTGCTAACCGTGGAGAACCCGCAGCACATTGCCTTGGGTCAAGGAATCGATTGCGCTGATGCTATTGCGGACGCGTATTTGAAGACGCTCACCGTGCCGACCAATATTCCGGGCAAAACCGGAATGCAGGTTCTCGACCTCAGTCAACGACCGATCGACCCAACCACCAACACGAACATCGTTGGCGATGAGTGCCGGGTAGACCCGGGCAACCGATCCGTTCCGGCAATTGCCGCAGCTAATGCACTTGTTGGAGCTACCGAACCGGTGCAGATCACGGTTAGCGGACTGGTTCGGGGCGCAGCCTACAAGTTTGATCTCGCGAAAGCCGACGGTACTGAGGTCGGCACCGATGCGGCGAGCAAGCAGTACCAAGCGGATGCGAATGGCGACCTTTCTATCCCCTTGACTCTGCCTGCATCGGCAACTGCCGGGCAGTACTCGCTCAAGCTGGGCGGAACTGAGGATGTCAACGCTAAAATTGCGGTTGCGCCGGGTACCTTGACGTTGACGAAGGCGCCGGTCGATTTGAAGGTAGCAAAGAGCACGCTCGTGGCGGGTGCCGATCAGACGATCACCGGCACCGGCTTCGAAGCTAATGCCAAGCTCGCCTTGGTGCTGCACTCGACGCCGGTTGACCTTGGCGGCGTCACGACAGATGCCAAGGGGGCGTTCAGCAAGACCTTCACCGTTCCGGCAGATTTTGAAGCTGGCGCACACAAGGTGCTTGTTACTGCCGCAGACGGCACCGCTTTCGAAGCGGCCTTCCAGGTCACGGCTAAATCCGTAGAACCAGTCATCGTGCCGACAGGCAATGGTGGCGTTGCCGCCGGAAACAATCCAGCAGCCGGGGGCGTTGACGCCGCAGCGACTAATGGCGACTTGGCAAATACCGGAGCCAACGGTCTGCTGACCTTTGGCGGAATTGGTGCTGGCGTGTTGCTTCTTGGCGCCGTGGTACTGCTGACCGTTCGACGTCGTCGGAACGTGGCGCCTTCGGAAAGCTAG
- a CDS encoding ABC-F family ATP-binding cassette domain-containing protein, which translates to MITVQDLELRAGARLLMDEVSFRIDKGDKIGLVGRNGAGKTTLTRVLAGEGLPAAGKVTRSGEIGYLPQDPRTPDMEQPARDRILAARDLDKVVTKLRTAEADMASEDTKIRDKAMARYDRLEQEFLANGGYAAESEAAAISSNLALPERILNQPLRTLSGGQRRRVELARILFSGAETMLLDEPTNHLDADSITWLRDFLKGHQGGLIVISHDVELLEATVNKVFHLDANRATIDQYNLGWKKYLEQRETDERARKRERVNVEKKASVLIDQANKMRAKATKAVAAQNMARRAERMLAGLAEERTSDRVAALRFPDPAPCGKTPLTAEGLSKSYGSLEIFTDVDLAIDRGTKVVVLGLNGAGKTTLLRMLAGVDKPDTGKVVPGHGLKIGYYAQEHETLDTNRSVLENMRSSAPELRDAEVRGILGSFLFSGDDVEKPAGVLSGGEKTRLALATIVASSANVLLLDEPTNNLDPASRQEILGALRNYTGSVVLVSHDEGAVEALNPDRVVLLPDGVEDHWSEDYLDLITLA; encoded by the coding sequence GTGATCACCGTCCAAGACCTAGAGCTGCGCGCTGGCGCTCGTCTGCTCATGGACGAAGTGTCCTTCCGAATCGACAAAGGCGACAAGATCGGTCTGGTTGGCCGTAACGGCGCCGGAAAGACCACGCTGACTCGTGTGTTGGCGGGGGAGGGCCTTCCTGCTGCCGGGAAAGTCACTAGAAGCGGCGAGATTGGCTACTTGCCGCAAGATCCGCGCACGCCAGATATGGAACAACCAGCGCGGGACCGTATCTTGGCGGCCAGGGACCTCGACAAAGTGGTCACCAAGCTGCGCACCGCAGAAGCGGATATGGCTTCTGAAGACACTAAAATCCGCGATAAGGCGATGGCTCGCTACGACCGGCTTGAACAGGAATTCCTGGCGAACGGCGGCTATGCGGCTGAGTCCGAAGCTGCCGCGATCTCCTCGAACCTTGCGCTGCCAGAGCGAATCCTTAATCAACCGCTACGCACGCTTTCCGGTGGTCAGCGCCGACGCGTCGAGCTCGCCCGAATTTTGTTCTCCGGTGCCGAAACCATGCTTCTCGACGAACCGACAAACCACTTGGATGCAGACTCGATCACCTGGTTGCGTGACTTTCTCAAAGGCCACCAGGGCGGACTAATCGTGATTAGCCACGACGTCGAACTGCTGGAAGCGACCGTCAACAAGGTCTTTCATTTAGACGCCAACCGGGCCACGATCGACCAATACAACCTGGGTTGGAAGAAATACCTGGAGCAGCGCGAAACCGATGAGCGAGCCCGCAAGCGCGAGCGCGTCAACGTAGAGAAAAAAGCCTCCGTGCTGATCGACCAAGCGAATAAGATGCGCGCTAAGGCCACGAAGGCTGTTGCCGCGCAGAACATGGCCCGGCGAGCCGAGCGGATGCTGGCTGGCTTGGCCGAGGAACGCACTTCTGATCGGGTAGCGGCACTTCGTTTCCCAGATCCCGCGCCCTGTGGCAAGACACCGCTGACGGCAGAAGGACTGAGCAAGTCTTACGGCTCACTGGAAATTTTTACCGATGTAGACCTCGCAATCGACCGGGGCACCAAAGTGGTTGTGCTGGGCCTCAACGGTGCTGGTAAGACGACGCTGCTGCGGATGCTTGCCGGTGTAGATAAGCCAGATACCGGCAAAGTCGTGCCGGGCCACGGCTTGAAAATCGGCTACTACGCACAGGAACACGAAACTCTGGACACCAATCGCAGCGTGCTGGAGAACATGCGGTCTTCCGCACCAGAACTCCGCGATGCCGAAGTTCGGGGCATCTTGGGTTCATTCTTATTCTCTGGTGACGACGTTGAGAAGCCAGCTGGCGTGCTCTCCGGCGGTGAAAAGACTCGGTTAGCCTTGGCCACCATTGTGGCTTCGAGTGCGAACGTTTTGCTGCTCGATGAGCCGACTAACAACCTGGACCCCGCTAGCCGTCAGGAAATCCTCGGTGCGCTGCGAAATTACACTGGTTCCGTGGTGTTGGTTAGTCACGATGAGGGTGCGGTTGAAGCGCTCAATCCGGACCGAGTCGTATTGCTACCAGATGGCGTTGAAGATCACTGGAGTGAAGACTACCTGGATCTCATTACGCTGGCTTAA